A genomic window from Candidatus Pelagisphaera phototrophica includes:
- a CDS encoding U32 family peptidase, translated as MKKSIDALKSLGLPIGDSNVASFQSFSDGAQYRIEIPSTETPEAFQLMLDEADRIGCPVHRISQGSGIQMLSDAQIKAFASLGAERNIEVCLFTTPRANFDVGGLWNAPVGKLIQWQVRGAEQIRFSLDDVFRACDLGIRSFLIADLGLIQIIKQLRNKGDLPSNLIVKSSAILAPANPASCKLLEEIGSNTINVSTDLSTAQLSAIRQAIKVPLDVYIEAPDGLGGYVRHFETPNMIQFSAPIYVKLGLRNSTDIYPYGKQHETLALNLTQERVRRSKLVYDLIQREMPHAIMSKVGIHHEDLGVPVL; from the coding sequence ATGAAAAAGTCGATCGACGCCCTTAAGAGTCTTGGCCTACCAATCGGTGATTCAAATGTCGCTTCGTTCCAGTCTTTTAGCGATGGTGCCCAATACCGTATTGAAATACCCAGTACTGAAACCCCTGAGGCGTTTCAGCTCATGCTAGACGAAGCCGATAGAATTGGATGCCCCGTACACAGGATCAGCCAAGGAAGCGGCATTCAAATGCTAAGCGACGCCCAAATCAAGGCGTTCGCAAGTCTCGGGGCAGAGCGGAATATCGAAGTCTGCCTATTTACAACACCACGGGCCAACTTCGATGTGGGCGGACTGTGGAATGCACCGGTTGGCAAATTAATCCAATGGCAGGTTCGTGGTGCGGAACAGATTCGTTTCAGCCTGGACGATGTCTTCCGGGCTTGTGACCTAGGAATCCGATCCTTTCTAATCGCAGACTTGGGATTGATTCAAATCATCAAGCAGTTGCGCAACAAAGGCGATCTGCCTTCTAACCTGATCGTAAAGTCCTCTGCAATTCTGGCACCCGCCAACCCAGCCTCATGTAAGCTTCTCGAGGAGATTGGTTCGAACACCATTAATGTATCAACCGATCTTTCCACGGCCCAGCTCAGTGCAATTAGACAGGCAATCAAGGTACCGCTGGACGTGTACATAGAGGCGCCGGATGGGCTCGGGGGATACGTCCGTCACTTCGAGACACCCAATATGATACAGTTCTCCGCGCCAATCTACGTAAAGCTTGGGCTCCGAAATTCAACCGACATCTATCCCTATGGGAAACAGCATGAGACCCTAGCCCTCAACTTGACTCAAGAGCGGGTACGCCGGAGCAAACTCGTCTATGATCTCATCCAGCGCGAGATGCCCCATGCCATAATGTCCAAAGTGGGTATCCACCATGAGGATCTAGGAGTTCCCGTCCTCTAA
- a CDS encoding GntR family transcriptional regulator — protein sequence MNQVFMRNRIAHTYPSRSLHGSIVHELGFKIVSGAHPPGSTLPIEDELREELKVSRNAPVKLSKFYPLKDC from the coding sequence ATGAATCAAGTTTTTATGCGAAACCGAATTGCCCATACCTATCCTTCTAGAAGTTTACATGGATCCATTGTCCATGAACTTGGATTCAAGATAGTCTCGGGCGCCCATCCACCCGGATCGACCCTGCCAATCGAGGACGAATTGCGCGAAGAGTTGAAGGTGAGTCGTAACGCACCCGTGAAGCTATCAAAGTTTTATCCGCTAAAGGATTGCTGA
- a CDS encoding FadR/GntR family transcriptional regulator, producing the protein MKTRTGTCVQPRENWHLTDPDVLAWSMSGEVDQKVITWLTEFRKAIEPAAAEMAAERATQSEREGIRLCIKELEATCDQFDADECSMETCVDVDMAFHESIFSASGNPFLKTVTANIGAALARSRSVTDSVPRAMRRSLSAHRKVALAVIEGRAADARTAMIELCEAVADDVQTAMGDNSGKVE; encoded by the coding sequence GTGAAAACCCGTACTGGGACCTGTGTTCAGCCACGCGAGAACTGGCATTTGACAGATCCGGATGTCCTGGCTTGGTCGATGAGTGGTGAGGTTGACCAAAAGGTGATAACGTGGCTGACTGAATTTCGAAAAGCGATTGAACCGGCCGCTGCTGAAATGGCAGCCGAGAGAGCGACCCAAAGTGAGCGGGAAGGCATTCGGCTTTGCATTAAGGAACTGGAAGCTACTTGTGATCAATTTGACGCCGACGAATGTTCGATGGAGACTTGCGTCGATGTGGATATGGCGTTCCACGAGTCGATATTCTCAGCATCGGGCAACCCGTTTTTGAAAACGGTGACGGCTAACATTGGGGCGGCACTGGCCCGGAGTCGTTCAGTGACCGACAGTGTTCCTAGAGCGATGAGACGGTCGCTTTCAGCCCACCGAAAGGTGGCGTTAGCTGTGATTGAAGGAAGGGCGGCTGATGCCAGAACCGCGATGATCGAACTATGCGAGGCGGTCGCGGATGATGTTCAGACTGCGATGGGTGATAATTCAGGAAAGGTGGAGTGA
- a CDS encoding peptidylprolyl isomerase — MKLQSFLAAALAAFLFCSNLHSQTLQLKSTKAIEDQTAQIGGDPVEIDLSEFFEIDGVTGQIVEMKFDEGAVSIEMLSDVAPLNVENFLSYVDDNTFDKTVIHRSIADFVIQGGSFTATLPIESVVIRDPVVNEFSLSNLRGTLSMAKLPDQPDSATSGYFINMADNSNILDTQNGGFTVFARVIGSGMDIADAIHAIPTYTLTLDNSGYPYDDFPLGGNASDDITVDFMVELETARRVTALPNSDGSPSMVSFAATSSAPEIADASFDGSMLFVAPGGAGLGSTTIVVTATDTNGNEVSDEFVVEVQPVAPFFKSQPMPRAVEVGRPVTISAEVESVLAATYHWNLDGSPITGATEPTYSIASFSNSDAGEYTLSVTNSEGTSVSSPALLIAIEASARLINISTRGIARSGESAMIVGYFLSGVSGEKEMIIRAIGPDLLNREVEGAMLDPQIRLLSIGGDSVDLSNDNWGTGNDLDYLAELMPRSGASAVAEGSKDSVIVGSFPVSGYTAIVGPNIGEADGIVLAEAFDADEDRLNSDVRLVNIATRAEVGIGENVLIAGFWVLGGEKANLLVRALGPELLDRDVQNAISDIQLIVVDGVGNIVGESDDWGDSLYKDTLIREMIGAGAEVPNEGSKDAATILTLDPGGYSVVVSGVGGETGVGLVEVFEIR; from the coding sequence ATGAAACTACAGTCCTTTCTGGCTGCCGCGTTGGCAGCTTTCTTATTTTGCTCAAATCTGCATAGCCAAACGCTGCAACTCAAATCGACGAAGGCGATTGAGGACCAGACGGCTCAGATCGGCGGAGATCCTGTGGAGATTGATCTCTCAGAGTTTTTTGAAATCGACGGAGTCACAGGCCAGATCGTTGAAATGAAATTCGACGAAGGGGCCGTGAGTATTGAAATGCTGTCCGATGTCGCTCCACTTAACGTCGAGAATTTCCTCAGCTACGTTGATGACAACACGTTTGATAAAACGGTGATTCACCGGTCAATCGCCGATTTTGTAATTCAAGGGGGAAGTTTTACCGCGACACTCCCGATAGAATCGGTGGTTATCAGAGATCCCGTGGTGAACGAATTCAGCCTGTCGAATCTGAGAGGCACGCTTTCGATGGCGAAACTTCCTGATCAGCCTGATAGCGCTACCAGTGGCTACTTTATTAACATGGCCGATAATTCGAATATCCTGGATACACAAAACGGTGGATTCACCGTTTTCGCCCGCGTCATTGGATCTGGAATGGATATTGCGGATGCGATTCATGCGATTCCGACCTATACGCTTACGTTGGATAATAGCGGATACCCTTACGATGACTTTCCATTGGGAGGTAACGCAAGTGATGATATTACCGTTGATTTCATGGTTGAACTAGAGACCGCCAGACGCGTGACGGCGCTGCCAAATTCTGACGGTAGTCCCTCTATGGTATCCTTCGCGGCTACCAGTTCCGCTCCAGAAATCGCTGACGCCTCTTTCGATGGGTCAATGCTCTTTGTTGCGCCGGGCGGAGCAGGTTTGGGATCCACAACGATCGTGGTTACAGCTACAGATACAAACGGGAACGAAGTTTCAGACGAGTTTGTGGTCGAAGTGCAACCGGTCGCTCCTTTCTTTAAGTCCCAGCCGATGCCAAGAGCGGTAGAGGTTGGACGGCCTGTTACTATTTCAGCTGAAGTGGAGTCTGTTTTGGCCGCTACCTACCATTGGAATCTAGACGGTTCTCCCATTACTGGAGCGACTGAGCCGACTTACTCAATCGCTTCTTTCTCGAATTCGGATGCGGGAGAATACACGCTTAGTGTCACCAACTCTGAGGGAACGAGTGTTTCTTCCCCGGCGTTGCTAATTGCAATTGAGGCATCCGCTCGCCTGATCAATATTTCGACTCGAGGAATCGCTCGCTCCGGTGAGTCGGCCATGATTGTTGGCTACTTTCTAAGTGGCGTATCCGGTGAAAAGGAGATGATCATTCGCGCGATTGGACCGGACTTGCTTAATCGGGAGGTTGAAGGCGCTATGCTGGATCCACAGATACGGCTGCTATCTATTGGTGGAGATAGTGTTGATTTGAGCAACGATAATTGGGGGACGGGCAACGACCTAGATTATTTAGCAGAATTGATGCCGAGATCAGGAGCTTCGGCGGTAGCGGAAGGAAGCAAGGATTCCGTGATTGTTGGCTCGTTTCCAGTTTCTGGTTACACTGCAATTGTAGGACCTAATATTGGAGAAGCAGATGGCATCGTTTTAGCGGAAGCGTTTGATGCGGATGAGGATCGGCTGAATAGTGATGTCCGTTTAGTGAATATAGCAACCCGCGCGGAAGTAGGTATTGGAGAGAATGTATTGATTGCTGGGTTTTGGGTATTAGGAGGAGAGAAGGCGAATCTCCTCGTGAGAGCGCTTGGACCGGAACTATTGGATCGAGATGTACAAAACGCGATTTCGGATATTCAACTAATCGTAGTAGACGGTGTTGGAAACATCGTGGGCGAGTCCGATGACTGGGGAGATTCCTTGTACAAGGATACTCTGATTCGCGAAATGATCGGAGCCGGTGCGGAAGTGCCCAACGAAGGCAGCAAAGACGCGGCAACGATTTTGACTCTTGATCCGGGAGGATACTCGGTGGTCGTTAGTGGAGTCGGCGGCGAAACAGGAGTTGGCCTCGTTGAAGTATTCGAAATTCGCTAG
- a CDS encoding DUF72 domain-containing protein, which produces MTAPVSYHIGCPVWTCRDWFGSVFDRNVEPNESLREYAKIFNTVEANSVFYALPPSSNLERWMAETGPGFQFCPKFPKAISHERRLVDAKDETNSFLKVLEVLDHGKRLGPSFLQLPPSFNSNSFKVLESYLESLPSNFQYAVEPRHVTWYDKSENEQMLNDLLQRLGMNKVVFDSRPLFASEPADKDEAAAQSRKPQTPVRKSALGQHPFLRLVGKNDPSSNQPWLKEWAPIINKWILDGKRPFIFTHCPNEANAPYLARALHEQLKKLNPLLEPFSNFASDSKKAVEIQKQLDFF; this is translated from the coding sequence ATGACTGCTCCCGTATCCTACCACATTGGCTGTCCCGTCTGGACCTGCCGCGACTGGTTTGGGTCCGTTTTCGATCGGAATGTTGAACCGAACGAATCGCTGCGGGAATATGCCAAGATTTTCAATACTGTAGAGGCGAACTCTGTTTTTTACGCCCTCCCTCCTTCAAGCAACCTTGAGCGATGGATGGCTGAAACCGGGCCCGGGTTTCAGTTCTGTCCGAAATTTCCGAAGGCTATTTCGCATGAGCGTCGACTTGTGGACGCGAAGGATGAAACGAATTCTTTTCTCAAAGTGCTCGAAGTTCTCGATCATGGAAAGCGACTCGGGCCGAGTTTCCTCCAACTTCCTCCTTCATTCAACAGCAATAGCTTCAAGGTCCTCGAAAGCTATCTAGAATCATTGCCATCGAATTTTCAATACGCTGTCGAACCTCGGCATGTCACCTGGTACGATAAGTCGGAAAACGAGCAAATGCTGAACGATTTGCTCCAACGGCTCGGCATGAACAAGGTTGTATTCGATAGTCGCCCCCTTTTTGCCAGCGAACCTGCAGACAAAGATGAGGCAGCGGCGCAATCCAGAAAACCGCAAACTCCTGTGCGAAAATCAGCGCTAGGCCAACATCCCTTTCTGAGACTGGTCGGCAAGAACGACCCATCCTCAAACCAACCGTGGCTAAAGGAATGGGCTCCTATCATCAATAAGTGGATACTAGACGGGAAGAGGCCATTTATTTTTACTCACTGCCCGAACGAAGCCAATGCCCCCTACCTGGCTAGGGCACTTCACGAGCAACTTAAAAAGCTCAATCCACTTCTAGAGCCATTTTCAAATTTCGCCAGCGATTCGAAGAAAGCGGTTGAGATCCAGAAGCAGCTCGACTTTTTTTGA
- the hisI gene encoding phosphoribosyl-AMP cyclohydrolase produces MSQSCLHERSSKEEIEKGLALQPKFDENGLIPCITTDVHTNQVLMFAFMNKEALELTIETGKVTYFSRSRGTIWVKGESSGQVQKLRELRTDCDQDVILCKADIGEKGASCHNGYKSCFYRKLEADSNELVYDGGEPLFDPDKVYGKG; encoded by the coding sequence ATGTCACAGAGCTGTCTACACGAAAGGTCTTCCAAGGAAGAAATCGAAAAAGGTTTAGCACTTCAGCCAAAATTCGACGAGAATGGGTTGATCCCTTGCATTACGACCGATGTGCATACCAACCAAGTTCTTATGTTCGCCTTCATGAACAAGGAAGCACTCGAGCTCACCATCGAAACGGGGAAGGTCACCTATTTTAGTCGGTCGCGCGGAACAATCTGGGTGAAAGGCGAATCCTCGGGCCAGGTTCAAAAGCTTCGAGAGCTTCGCACCGATTGCGACCAGGATGTCATTCTTTGCAAAGCAGACATTGGGGAAAAAGGAGCATCCTGTCACAACGGATACAAGTCTTGCTTCTATCGAAAGCTGGAAGCCGATTCGAACGAGCTTGTCTACGACGGGGGTGAACCTCTATTTGACCCGGACAAAGTCTACGGCAAAGGCTGA